The following are encoded together in the Arcticibacterium luteifluviistationis genome:
- a CDS encoding glycoside hydrolase family 97 protein, which produces MSNLLKIYGLGISLFLTLVSGIQRPDYIQVSSPDGSKTFMLISLKGENNIRFSILNNKQELVLPSDLTLISKELDFKGKLSILKTEKVSIRQEWSSTFAELNTIPDNYNQIKVYLKKGKAHVNLICRAYNEGIAFSYEIPEQTGVSEIGLEEIISYNFKDDYQVWSTPKREKGVLTAQGEYRKIPLSQLEEGCERPLLIDMGEKLKVALAEAKLINFARLSYTKGNTSAFSILSTLDGEMATQKQDTITGAIISESLKKGAKVYKQLPFQSPWRVIMIAQTEGELLENNYIIPNLNDPSKIKDESWITPGKVLRETTLTTEGGYAAINFVAEHNMQYVLFDAGWYGNEMYDNSDATTITPDPKRTKGPFDIESICKYAGSKGIKVILYVNRRALEKQLDEVLPLFKKWGVSGIKFGFVRVGDQNATNWLHEAIKKAAEYEMIVDVHDEYRPTGFSRTYPNLLTQEGIAGDETSVTNEHTLISLFTRMLAGAADNTVCYYNNRVDKMGSRASQLAKTVCLFSPLQFLYWYDKPLDSPEKTDGLWGDSRHIGVEPELAFFDAVPTTWDKTKVIIGEIGAIGVIARKKGKQWFIGGINGTEERKVTLNFSFLEKGHTYRATVYTDDPAVNTRTHVKIEELKVTADSKLELVVRSNNGFAIQIDQIVIK; this is translated from the coding sequence ATGAGTAATTTATTGAAAATATATGGTCTTGGTATTAGCCTATTTCTGACATTGGTTTCAGGAATACAAAGGCCGGATTACATTCAAGTAAGCTCTCCTGACGGTAGCAAAACTTTTATGCTAATAAGCTTAAAAGGTGAAAATAACATCCGCTTTTCTATCTTAAATAATAAACAAGAACTTGTCTTACCGTCCGATTTAACCCTAATTTCGAAAGAGTTAGACTTCAAGGGGAAGCTTTCTATTCTTAAAACAGAAAAGGTTTCTATTCGCCAAGAGTGGAGTTCTACTTTCGCTGAATTGAATACCATTCCCGACAACTATAATCAAATAAAGGTTTATCTAAAAAAAGGAAAAGCTCATGTAAACCTTATTTGCAGAGCTTATAATGAAGGGATAGCATTCTCCTATGAAATTCCAGAGCAAACTGGTGTTTCAGAAATCGGACTGGAAGAAATCATCTCCTATAATTTCAAAGATGACTATCAAGTTTGGTCTACGCCAAAGCGTGAAAAAGGAGTCCTGACAGCACAAGGGGAATACAGGAAAATACCTTTAAGTCAGCTAGAAGAAGGCTGTGAGCGACCACTTTTAATAGATATGGGTGAAAAACTAAAAGTGGCATTGGCAGAAGCCAAACTTATAAATTTTGCTCGGCTTAGTTACACCAAAGGAAACACCTCCGCCTTTAGTATTTTGTCTACTCTTGATGGGGAAATGGCAACACAAAAACAAGACACTATAACGGGTGCCATAATATCAGAGAGTTTAAAAAAAGGGGCTAAAGTCTATAAGCAACTACCCTTCCAGTCTCCATGGCGAGTAATTATGATAGCTCAAACTGAAGGCGAACTTTTAGAAAATAATTACATCATTCCAAACTTAAACGACCCATCTAAAATCAAAGATGAGTCATGGATTACTCCAGGGAAAGTTTTGAGAGAAACAACGCTGACTACAGAAGGTGGTTATGCCGCTATAAATTTTGTAGCAGAGCATAACATGCAATATGTCTTGTTTGATGCTGGCTGGTACGGAAATGAAATGTATGACAACTCAGATGCTACCACCATTACGCCGGATCCTAAACGAACTAAAGGTCCTTTTGATATTGAATCTATTTGCAAATATGCAGGCAGTAAAGGCATAAAAGTAATTCTGTATGTAAATCGCAGAGCACTTGAAAAGCAGTTGGATGAAGTCTTACCACTTTTTAAAAAATGGGGTGTTTCGGGAATAAAGTTTGGCTTTGTAAGAGTAGGCGACCAAAATGCCACAAACTGGCTACATGAAGCCATAAAAAAAGCCGCTGAGTATGAAATGATAGTGGACGTTCATGACGAATACAGGCCTACAGGTTTTTCACGAACGTACCCTAATTTACTTACCCAAGAAGGAATAGCGGGTGATGAAACTAGTGTAACTAATGAACACACATTAATCTCTTTGTTTACCCGAATGCTGGCCGGTGCTGCTGATAACACCGTTTGCTATTACAACAATAGAGTAGACAAAATGGGCTCTAGAGCCTCACAATTAGCTAAAACAGTTTGTTTATTTAGCCCCTTACAGTTTTTATACTGGTACGACAAGCCTTTAGATTCGCCTGAAAAAACAGATGGTTTATGGGGAGACAGTAGACATATCGGTGTCGAGCCGGAATTAGCTTTTTTTGATGCTGTGCCCACTACTTGGGATAAGACCAAGGTAATTATTGGAGAAATAGGAGCTATAGGCGTGATAGCAAGAAAAAAGGGCAAGCAATGGTTTATTGGCGGCATTAATGGCACAGAAGAGCGTAAAGTAACTTTGAATTTCTCTTTTCTAGAGAAAGGCCATACTTACAGAGCAACAGTTTATACCGATGACCCAGCAGTAAACACCCGAACCCATGTAAAAATTGAAGAGTTAAAAGTAACCGCCGACTCT
- a CDS encoding heparinase II/III domain-containing protein has translation MRLLLFLCVSLFVQQTAFAQFAFPETIERNHPRLISPQVNKDDIRQKLKDSPEVKESYEAIKAKISKYVAQFKTDPEWLSSRLQMHWKTHATEIYVDGEFYSHASGHAPVPTVRLTGQRDYVTDYKTSSLEETQPYLEDERGMYLQHKETGKWDWINPSKTGRIIENTNEKILRIAKDAALVYFIEGDEAYAKLATHVFDVYMHGLYYRNEPIDLQKSNIQNIIGITSFQVIKENIVDELAETYDFLYDYLQKNKKEQIPIYTASLKKLAEIIIKNGVPDNNWNLHQANFVIQLALVLDDNTAYPDGKGCQYYLNRVFNETEARQWSVKDVLASGYDQQNGIWNESAGYAISVAKGYSHLVRVIQEALNINILPYMPILPKAVAIMPQYLYPNKSIVAFGDSHYGPLDTEAFLDLVSNAQQFKNREQEEEFTSLIYMLEGKSEKHSKRQNAFNEFLYDSKVILDASISPAKPEDYITSTFYAPNVSWIAIRNGFDQKHGLMISQVGSLGNHAHSNGIAMELYGKGFILGPEGGRGSSYFQSDYREYYSQFPAHNTVSVNGKSQYNKMRSYYAFEVNSLYPASERKTGFYPSINFSDLYFNEPSTNADQNRVMSIVRTAESTGYYVDIFRSRQKEGADEYHDYFYHNLGQQLEFTTIDNQSITLAPSSKLTSIEGNIKAYDYLKEEHSATFDKSFKATYNLNLSGQEQVDMNMWVLGNENREIFKVSTPPSEAFRHNVIPDEIVKDPLLTTVVRQYGEAWTKPFIAVYEPSTETEPATISNVEYFKSGNSENSFVGLKIESLDNRTDYVFSSDIHAVYKHDGISFEGTYALATTENDATTLFLGAGKSISKEGYSIEVLGKKSGSAALVLGSEMMLSCDEAILLTIPDFLQEGKPVLNIGMKPLNGSRAIIDGKAYISFKVPATEYQTITLESIKD, from the coding sequence ATGAGATTATTATTATTTTTATGCGTGAGCTTGTTTGTACAACAAACGGCTTTTGCTCAATTTGCTTTCCCTGAGACCATTGAGCGGAATCATCCTAGGTTAATTTCTCCTCAAGTAAATAAAGATGATATCCGTCAAAAACTAAAGGATTCTCCAGAGGTAAAAGAATCTTATGAAGCCATAAAGGCTAAAATATCTAAATATGTAGCCCAATTTAAAACTGACCCAGAATGGCTATCATCTCGTTTGCAGATGCATTGGAAAACCCATGCTACGGAGATTTATGTAGATGGCGAGTTTTATTCGCATGCTTCAGGCCATGCACCGGTTCCAACCGTCCGACTTACAGGGCAGCGTGATTACGTAACAGATTATAAAACGTCTTCATTAGAAGAAACGCAGCCTTACCTAGAAGATGAGCGAGGCATGTATCTTCAACATAAAGAAACCGGCAAATGGGACTGGATTAACCCATCAAAAACAGGAAGAATAATTGAAAATACCAATGAGAAAATTCTTAGAATAGCTAAAGATGCTGCCTTGGTATATTTCATTGAAGGAGATGAAGCTTATGCCAAATTAGCCACCCATGTTTTTGATGTCTATATGCATGGTTTGTATTACAGAAACGAGCCAATAGACCTGCAAAAAAGCAATATCCAAAACATAATTGGAATCACATCTTTTCAAGTAATTAAGGAAAATATCGTAGATGAATTGGCTGAAACCTATGATTTCCTTTACGATTACCTTCAAAAAAACAAAAAAGAGCAAATCCCTATTTACACCGCTTCGCTAAAAAAGCTCGCTGAAATTATTATAAAGAATGGTGTACCAGATAATAACTGGAACCTGCATCAGGCCAATTTTGTAATTCAATTAGCCTTAGTTCTTGATGACAACACTGCGTATCCAGATGGCAAAGGATGTCAATATTATTTGAATCGCGTTTTTAATGAAACCGAAGCTAGACAATGGTCAGTTAAAGACGTTTTGGCTTCTGGTTATGACCAACAAAACGGCATCTGGAATGAGAGTGCCGGCTATGCCATCAGTGTGGCAAAAGGTTACTCTCATTTAGTCAGAGTTATTCAAGAGGCTTTGAATATCAACATTCTACCCTACATGCCAATCTTACCAAAAGCAGTGGCAATAATGCCGCAGTATTTATACCCAAACAAATCGATTGTTGCTTTTGGCGACTCACATTACGGACCACTAGATACAGAAGCCTTTTTAGATTTAGTGAGCAATGCACAGCAGTTTAAAAATCGAGAGCAGGAAGAAGAATTCACGTCACTTATTTATATGCTCGAGGGGAAGAGTGAAAAACATAGCAAACGTCAAAATGCCTTTAACGAGTTCTTGTATGATTCCAAAGTTATATTAGACGCCAGTATTTCACCCGCTAAACCAGAAGATTACATCACTAGTACATTTTACGCCCCAAATGTAAGTTGGATAGCCATACGAAACGGATTTGACCAGAAACATGGTTTAATGATTTCGCAAGTTGGTTCTTTAGGAAACCATGCACATTCAAATGGTATTGCGATGGAGCTTTATGGTAAAGGATTCATTTTAGGACCAGAAGGTGGTAGAGGTTCTAGTTACTTCCAATCTGACTATAGAGAATACTATTCTCAGTTCCCTGCACATAATACCGTGTCTGTAAATGGTAAATCGCAGTATAATAAGATGCGGAGTTATTACGCTTTTGAGGTTAATTCTTTATACCCAGCCTCAGAAAGGAAGACTGGTTTTTATCCAAGCATCAACTTCTCTGACCTTTACTTCAATGAGCCAAGCACTAATGCAGACCAAAATCGCGTCATGAGCATAGTGAGAACTGCTGAAAGCACTGGATATTACGTTGACATTTTTAGGTCGAGACAAAAAGAAGGTGCTGATGAATACCACGATTATTTTTATCATAATCTAGGACAGCAACTAGAATTCACCACTATTGATAATCAAAGCATAACTTTAGCACCTAGTTCAAAATTGACCTCCATAGAGGGAAATATCAAAGCCTACGATTATTTAAAGGAAGAACACTCTGCTACTTTTGATAAATCATTCAAGGCTACCTATAACCTAAACCTAAGTGGACAAGAGCAGGTCGACATGAACATGTGGGTTCTAGGAAATGAGAACCGAGAAATTTTTAAGGTATCAACACCTCCATCTGAAGCATTCAGACATAATGTAATTCCAGATGAAATAGTCAAAGACCCACTTCTAACCACCGTAGTCAGGCAATATGGGGAAGCATGGACTAAGCCATTTATAGCAGTTTACGAGCCATCTACGGAAACCGAGCCTGCAACTATTAGCAACGTTGAATACTTCAAATCAGGTAATAGTGAGAATTCTTTTGTTGGTTTGAAAATAGAAAGCTTAGATAATAGAACTGATTACGTTTTCTCCTCCGACATTCATGCCGTTTATAAGCATGATGGAATTTCGTTTGAAGGAACATACGCTCTGGCAACTACAGAAAATGACGCTACTACCCTCTTTCTAGGAGCAGGAAAAAGTATCTCAAAAGAAGGTTATTCCATAGAAGTCCTTGGGAAGAAATCAGGATCGGCGGCTTTAGTTTTAGGAAGTGAAATGATGCTCAGCTGCGATGAAGCCATTCTACTAACCATCCCTGATTTCCTACAGGAAGGAAAACCAGTATTAAATATTGGCATGAAACCACTAAACGGAAGCAGAGCCATAATAGACGGAAAAGCTTATATCTCTTTCAAAGTACCAGCAACAGAATATCAAACCATTACCCTAGAATCAATAAAAGATTAA
- a CDS encoding sulfatase-like hydrolase/transferase, whose translation MNISVIKYFLAIAILVSFSFSALETKPTEKPVTDKPNIIVLLCDDLGYGDLSSFGHPFIETPNLDKLGATGIKLTNFYSAAPVCSPSRVGLLTGRSPNRAGIYDFIPAPKKSEDIRDLVHLQAHEQTIPALLKTVGYSTCLVGKWHGSSKFNSDEQPKPDHFGFDHWMATHNNAGPSHQNPKNFVKNGEAVGEIIGFSSQIIVSEAIDWLEKKENDNPFFLEVAFHEPHEPIMSPENLVQKYLKYTDVREEAEYFANVENVDIAVGRLIVYLEENNMDNTLIVFSSDNGPETLQRYPRATKNYGITAGLKGRKLWTNEAGIRVPAVMKWIGKETYTGTSEAVVSSLDFLPTFCELAGAKLPENELDGESFKSLLDKGEFKRSKPLIWAFYDAINEHRVAMRSGDYKIMARLVAENEELPHIHNLYDGNIDFVKGAKLTDFVLFNLTKDFAESEDLSAKEPKVFKKIKKEFEAEYKDLLAGSHVWVR comes from the coding sequence ATGAATATCAGTGTAATTAAATATTTTTTAGCAATAGCTATTCTAGTCAGTTTCTCATTTAGTGCTCTGGAAACGAAACCAACTGAAAAACCAGTAACGGATAAACCTAATATCATAGTGCTGTTGTGCGATGATTTGGGCTACGGAGATTTATCTTCATTTGGACATCCTTTTATAGAAACTCCAAACTTAGATAAACTTGGAGCTACAGGAATCAAGCTTACAAATTTCTATTCGGCTGCTCCAGTTTGCTCTCCTTCTCGTGTTGGTTTATTGACAGGAAGAAGCCCAAACCGTGCAGGTATCTATGACTTCATTCCAGCTCCTAAGAAAAGTGAAGACATTCGAGATTTGGTACATCTTCAGGCTCATGAGCAGACTATTCCAGCTTTACTTAAAACTGTTGGTTATTCTACCTGTTTGGTAGGCAAATGGCATGGTAGTTCTAAATTCAACTCTGATGAGCAGCCAAAGCCTGACCATTTTGGTTTTGACCATTGGATGGCTACTCACAATAATGCTGGACCAAGTCATCAAAACCCTAAAAACTTTGTAAAGAACGGAGAAGCCGTTGGCGAAATAATTGGTTTTAGTAGTCAAATAATAGTCTCTGAGGCTATTGATTGGTTAGAAAAGAAAGAAAATGACAATCCGTTTTTCTTAGAAGTAGCCTTTCATGAACCACATGAGCCAATCATGTCGCCTGAAAATCTAGTTCAGAAATACCTTAAATACACAGACGTCAGAGAAGAGGCAGAATACTTTGCCAATGTAGAGAATGTAGATATTGCGGTAGGCCGTTTGATAGTATATTTAGAAGAAAACAACATGGACAATACCCTAATAGTGTTCAGTTCGGATAACGGACCTGAAACTTTGCAAAGATACCCAAGAGCCACAAAGAACTACGGTATTACTGCTGGTCTTAAAGGCAGAAAACTATGGACCAATGAAGCTGGAATTAGAGTACCCGCGGTAATGAAGTGGATTGGCAAAGAAACTTATACTGGCACTTCGGAGGCAGTAGTTTCTTCCTTAGACTTCCTACCAACCTTTTGTGAGTTGGCTGGTGCCAAATTACCAGAAAATGAACTAGATGGTGAGTCTTTCAAATCGCTTTTAGATAAGGGCGAATTTAAGAGAAGTAAACCTTTGATTTGGGCATTCTATGACGCCATAAATGAGCATAGAGTGGCAATGAGAAGCGGTGATTATAAAATCATGGCCCGTTTGGTAGCAGAAAATGAGGAGCTACCGCACATCCATAATTTGTATGATGGCAATATTGACTTTGTCAAAGGTGCTAAGCTTACGGATTTTGTACTATTTAATTTGACAAAAGACTTTGCAGAGTCTGAAGATTTATCTGCCAAAGAGCCAAAGGTATTTAAGAAAATAAAAAAGGAATTTGAAGCCGAATACAAAGATTTACTTGCAGGAAGTCATGTATGGGTACGTTAA